GACGATCCAGTTTCATTTGCGCGTCTCCGCTTCAAGCCAAACTTAGCGACAAAGCTTAAGAGTCACGGCTCTTGAGTCCGCGCTTGGCCAGCACTTCGCTTACCTCATCGAGAATGGCGGGATCATCGATGGTGGCCGGCATTTTCCAGCTCTCGCCATCAGCGATCTTCTGCATGGTGGCGCGCAGGATTTTCCCCGACCGGGTCTTGGGAAGCCGTTTGACTGCCATGACCGTCTTGAACGCTGCAACCGGGCCGATCTTGTCGCGTACCAGCTTGACCACTTCCTTTTCGATCTCGTCATCCGAGCGATCGACGCCCGAATTGATCACGATGAAACCTGCCGGGATTTGCCCCTTCATGCTGTCGGCAATGCCGATGACCGCACATTCAGCCACATCGGGATGGCCGGAAACCGCTTCCTCCATGCCGCCGGTCGACAGGCGATGGCCGGCGACATTAATGATGTCATCGGTGCGCGCCATGATGAACAGATAACCGTTATCATCAATGAATCCGGCATCCGCAGTCTTGTAGTAGCCCGGAAACTCCGCAAGATAGGCATCTTGAAACCGGTCATCCGCATTCCACAGTGTCGGCAGACAGCCCGGTGGCAACGGCAGTTTGACGACAATATTGCCCAAAGTTCCAGCCGCGACCGGATGCCCGGCATCATCGATCACCTGAACATCGTAGCCTGGCATCGGAACCGCCGGTGAACCGTGCTTGATCGGCAAAAGCCCGAGCCCCATCGGATTTCCGGCGATGGTCCAGCCGGTTTCGGTCTGCCACCAATGATCGATCACCGGCACCTTGAGCAGCCGTTCCGCCCACTGGATCGTGTCCGGATCAGCCCGTTCACCGGCCAGGAAAAGCGCGCAAAAACCTGAAAGATCGTAGTCCGAAATCAGGCTTCCCTGCGGGTCCTCCTTGCGAATCGCCCGGAATGCAGTGGGCGCCGTGAACAGCACCACGACATTGTGCTCGTCAATCACCCGCCAGAAGGTCCCGGCATCCGGCGTACCCACCGGCTTTCCTTCAAACAGAATGGTGGTATTGCCGTGCAACAATGGCCCATAGACGATGTAGGAATGGCCCACCACCCATCCAATATCCGACGCTGCCCAGAACACTTCGCCCGGTTTGACGCCATAGATCGAATGCATGGACCAATGCAGGGCTGCCATGTGGCCACCATTGTCCCGCACCACCCCCTTGGGCTGGCCGGTGGTACCGGATGTGTAAAGAACATAGAGCGGATCTGTGGACGCAACCGGCGTGCAAGTCACTTTTCGGCCAGCATTTGCCTGAAGCAAGGCATGAAAATCAAAATCCCGGTCCTTGATCAGCTCGCAGCGATGTTCCTCACGCTGCAGGATTATGGTGACATCTGGCTTGTGGGAAGACTGTTCGATCGCCGCATCGAGCAGCGGCTTGTAGGCCACGATCCGGCCCGGCTCGATGCCACAGGAGGCCGACACCACCAGTTTGGCCTCACAATCCTCGATCCGGGTCGCAAGCTCGGAAGCCGCGAAGCCGCCAAACACCACCGAATGGACAGCCCCCAGACGCGCGCAGGCTAGCATGGCCACCAGCGCTTCAGGCACCATCGGCATATAGATGATCACCCGGTCACCCTTGCGTATGCCCCGGTCAGACAATGCGCCGGAGAAGGCTTCCACATCTGCAAGCATCTCGCTGTAGCTGATGGTTCGCTTGGCACCGGTGATCGGGCTGTCATAGATGATCGCAGCCTGGTCACCGCGGCCACCTTCCACATGCCGGTCGAGACAATTGTGACAGGTGTTGGTCACACCGTCGGGAAACCAGCGCCCATAAACACCCTGATCCGGGTCAAAGGCGATCTTGGGCTTTTCGAACCAGTCAATCCCCGAAGCCTGATCCATCCAGAACCCCTCAGGGTCCTTGCGCCAACTCCCATAGACCTCATCATAGCTGCTTGTCATGGTGACCTCCTCCAAAGGTGCTGATCTTCTGCATTTGGCCGCACCCTATTTGCGCCCACAAGCCTCCGAAACTAGACATTCGGCTAGAACGATACATGAAATCAATTTGTTCGTTCCGATCAATGACGATTTCGATGTCGGACCAAGCAAAGCCGTGGCTTGAGCCGCCAATGCAACCAAGCCGCTCAGGGCAAAGCATGGCTGGCCTGACCCGTACTCTCAGTACGGTGCCCGCGAGGCTTGGGCTGAAACGGTGAACCGCTAGTGCGTATTGCGCGCGCCAAAAATCGCCGATCCGACACGCACCTGCGTCGCCCCAAAGGCGATTGCGATCGGATAATCATCCGACATGCCCATCGACAGCTCTTCCAGCCCGGCTTCCCGGGCGATATTCGCCAGAAGGGCAAAATGCGGACCAGGGTTTTCATCAAATGGCGGAATGCACATCAAACCGCGGATCGTAAGGCCGAGCTCAC
The DNA window shown above is from Hoeflea phototrophica DFL-43 and carries:
- a CDS encoding propionyl-CoA synthetase gives rise to the protein MTSSYDEVYGSWRKDPEGFWMDQASGIDWFEKPKIAFDPDQGVYGRWFPDGVTNTCHNCLDRHVEGGRGDQAAIIYDSPITGAKRTISYSEMLADVEAFSGALSDRGIRKGDRVIIYMPMVPEALVAMLACARLGAVHSVVFGGFAASELATRIEDCEAKLVVSASCGIEPGRIVAYKPLLDAAIEQSSHKPDVTIILQREEHRCELIKDRDFDFHALLQANAGRKVTCTPVASTDPLYVLYTSGTTGQPKGVVRDNGGHMAALHWSMHSIYGVKPGEVFWAASDIGWVVGHSYIVYGPLLHGNTTILFEGKPVGTPDAGTFWRVIDEHNVVVLFTAPTAFRAIRKEDPQGSLISDYDLSGFCALFLAGERADPDTIQWAERLLKVPVIDHWWQTETGWTIAGNPMGLGLLPIKHGSPAVPMPGYDVQVIDDAGHPVAAGTLGNIVVKLPLPPGCLPTLWNADDRFQDAYLAEFPGYYKTADAGFIDDNGYLFIMARTDDIINVAGHRLSTGGMEEAVSGHPDVAECAVIGIADSMKGQIPAGFIVINSGVDRSDDEIEKEVVKLVRDKIGPVAAFKTVMAVKRLPKTRSGKILRATMQKIADGESWKMPATIDDPAILDEVSEVLAKRGLKSRDS